One genomic segment of Deinococcota bacterium includes these proteins:
- a CDS encoding carbohydrate ABC transporter permease, protein MDRGNLLTRLLTYLGLAALIVNGTFPLVWMMLTSLKQERELIRLPITYLPQDPTLQNYLQVFQALPFARFLLNSAVVSVGATILCVLFAALAGYALGRLNMPFRKLILTIIVMTSMFPALVLLVPLYRLFVGFEIPFLSAFFSVMHDLGMSFFPATARTPNILNSYWALIIPYIALSLPIATLILTSFFQLIPKDLESAALVDGCTRVGALYRIIAPVSAPGIVTAGIIVFVNSWNEFLLALTFNTAMNMRTVPVGITLYQGEFAFPWALISAAITIGVLPLVALIIFFQQRIISGLTAGGVKD, encoded by the coding sequence ATGGATAGAGGCAATCTCCTCACCAGACTCCTTACCTACTTGGGCCTTGCGGCGCTGATCGTCAACGGCACCTTTCCCCTCGTCTGGATGATGCTCACCTCGCTCAAGCAGGAGCGCGAGCTGATTCGCCTCCCCATCACCTACTTGCCGCAGGACCCGACCTTGCAGAACTACCTTCAGGTCTTTCAGGCCTTGCCCTTCGCCCGCTTTCTGCTCAATTCGGCGGTGGTATCGGTGGGGGCGACGATTCTCTGCGTGCTCTTCGCGGCCCTGGCGGGTTATGCCTTGGGACGCCTCAACATGCCCTTTCGCAAGCTGATTCTGACCATCATCGTGATGACCAGCATGTTTCCGGCCCTGGTGCTGCTGGTGCCCCTCTACCGCCTCTTCGTGGGCTTCGAGATTCCCTTCCTGAGCGCCTTTTTCAGCGTCATGCACGACCTGGGGATGAGTTTTTTCCCTGCTACCGCGCGGACGCCCAACATCCTCAACTCCTACTGGGCCCTGATCATTCCCTACATCGCGCTCTCCTTGCCTATCGCCACCTTGATCCTCACCAGCTTTTTCCAGCTCATCCCCAAGGACTTAGAGAGCGCCGCCCTGGTGGACGGCTGCACCCGCGTCGGGGCGCTCTACAGAATCATCGCGCCGGTGAGCGCGCCCGGCATCGTCACCGCCGGCATCATCGTCTTCGTCAACTCCTGGAACGAGTTTCTGCTGGCGCTCACCTTCAACACCGCCATGAACATGCGCACCGTCCCGGTGGGCATCACCCTCTACCAGGGCGAGTTCGCCTTTCCCTGGGCGCTGATCAGCGCGGCCATCACCATCGGCGTCCTGCCCTTGGTGGCGCTCATCATCTTCTTCCAGCAGCGCATCATCAGCGGGCTGACGGCCGGTGGGGTCAAGGACTGA